Proteins co-encoded in one Papaver somniferum cultivar HN1 chromosome 5, ASM357369v1, whole genome shotgun sequence genomic window:
- the LOC113281961 gene encoding KH domain-containing protein At4g18375-like encodes MGKNKGGKPGPFRKRPGPPGVQFERNGGGFKRSKRFDSGFEQDFAIPSGEEETVYRLLCPIRKIGSVIGKGGGIIKAMREETGAKIKVDEAIAGSDERVIIIFSPAAKKPRVLDTTEERDVPENDVHVGKELEEMEPHCSAQDALLKVHQRIAEDDELYGGKEHDENNEDDIVTARLLVPSNQVGCLLGKGGHIIQKLRTDTGANIRILPTDHLPTCAMPTDELVQISGISAIAKRALYDISTMLHQNPRPPMNTGGGFYPPGPPMGNMIPQGNPPWSQRNAGPHGPPPLPWDGGYGKEPSGFGRGGFSGMSSGNNGNASDEFSMKILCSAEKIGGVIGKGGTNVKQVQQETGASIHVLDTSPDADERVILVSSIEAAWDPRSPTIEAILHLQSKTNEMSEKGNFTTRLLVPSSKVGCLLGQGGHIITDMRRRSRADIRIISKDGKPNCASPDEELVQISGNMNVARDALSEIASRLRARSLEGTRASAEPVPPARPSNRFGPSESFFERGPPPSGRIGSGSSGGYGHAQVAAHEYEPHNYPVRPPATAGYPNISHSMEIKIPNAAVSAVLAAGGSNITNIGQMSGAKVKLNDQPGGSECVVEIQGSSEQMDAAQNLLQAYIASAIQSLSSHQHQVPHQQGGTPYQQAPVQASQQGGSYQQASQQGGPYQQASQQSAAYQQTSHPGGAYQQTSQQGGAYQQTSQGGSYQQQTSQQGGPYQQSQGGHYQPVPQQAGHYQQASQLSPIQGHYQQAPQSNPNQGSYEQASQLSPIQVPYQQTSQQLSPIHGTYQPASQLSPIPGSYQQAPQQGSLQQVTYQQGPFKY; translated from the exons ATGGGTAAGAATAAGGGGGGGAAGCCGGGTCCTTTCAGGAAACGACCTGGGCCTCCTGGCGTCCAATTTGAGAGAAATGGGGGTGGCTTCAAAAGAAGTAAAAGGTTTGATTCTGGTTTTGAACAAGATTTTGCAATTCCAAGTGGGGAGGAAGAGACAGTATATCGGCTTCTTTGTCCGATCAGAAAGATTGGTAGTGTTATAGGAAAGGGTGGAGGCATAATTAAGGCTATGAGAGAAGAGACAGGAGCGAAGATTAAGGTTGATGAAGCTATTGCTGGGTCTGATGAGagagtaattattatttttagccCTGCGGCAAAAAAACCTAGGGTCCTTGATACTACGGAGGAGCGAGATGTTCCTGAGAATGATGTTCATGTTGGAAAAGAACTTGAGGAAATGGAGCCACATTGTTCAGCCCAAGATGCTCTATTGAAAGTTCATCAGAGGATTGCTGAAGACGATGAGCTATATGGTGGCAAGGAGCATGACGAAAATAATGAGGATGATATTGTTACGGCGCGCCTTCTTGTTCCAAGCAATCAAGTAGGGTGTCTCTTAGGTAAAGGCGGGCATATAATTCAGAAGTTGAGAACTGATACTGGTGCAAATATTCGTATTCTCCCTACAGACCACCTTCCAACTTGTGCAATGCCTACTGATGAATTAGTGCAG ATATCTGGAATATCAGCTATAGCAAAGAGGGCGCTTTACGACATTTCAACTATGCTGCACCAGAATCCGCGCCCGCCAATGAATACTGGGGGCGGTTTTTACCCCCCTGGTCCTCCCATGGGAAATATGATACCACAAGGGAACCCACCATGGTCTCAACGGAATGCTGGGCCACATGGTCCTCCACCGCTGCCTTGGGATGGAGGATATGGGAAGGAACCATCTGGGTTTGGACGAGGTGGTTTCAGTGGCATGTCCTCAGGAAATAATGGAAATGCGTCAGATGAGTTTTCCATGAAAATTTTGTGCTCGGCTGAGAAAATTGGTGGGGTTATTGGCAAGGGAGGCACTAATGTAAAGCAGGTCCAACAAGAAACAGGGGCTAGCATTCATGTATTAGATACATCACCAGATGCAGATGAACGTGTGATTCTTGTCTCATCAATAGAA gcTGCGTGGGACCCAAGATCACCAACTATTGAAgctattcttcatcttcaaagtAAGACGAACGAAATGTCTGAGAAAGGTAATTTTACGACGAGACTTCTTGTTCCATCAAGCAAGGTCGGATGCCTCCTTGGGCAAGGAGGTCATATAATTACTGACATGAGAAGGCGAAGCAGAGCGGATATACGTATCATCTCCAAGGATGGGAAGCCTAATTGTGCATCTCCAGATGAAGAGCTTGTACAG ATATCTGGAAATATGAATGTTGCTAGAGATGCATTGTCGGAAATTGCATCAAGACTTAGAGCTAGAAGTCTTGAAGGTACACGTGCATCTGCTGAACCTGTTCCTCCTGCAAGGCCTTCCAACAGATTTGGTCCTTCAGAGAGCTTCTTTGAAAGAGGACCACCACCATCTGGCAGGATAGGATCTGGAAGTTCTGGTGGATATGGACATGCTCAG GTCGCTGCACACGAATATGAACCTCACAATTATCCAGTCCGTCCGCCTGCTACAGCTGG ATACCCAAACATAAGCCACTCTATGGAGATCAAGATTCCAAATGCTGCAGTTAGTGCTGTCCTTGCTGCAGGAGGAAGCAACATTACTAATATTGGCCAG ATGTCAGGAGCTAAAGTGAAGTTGAATGACCAGCCgggtggttcggaatgtgttgttGAGATCCAGGGGTCTTCCGAGCAAATGGATGCAGCACAAAATCTTCTTCAAGCCTACATTGCATCTGCCATACAAAGCCTCAGTTCTCACCAGCATCAAGTCCCTCATCAACAAGGTGGCACCCCTTATCAACAAGCCCCTGTACAAGCCTCCCAGCAAGGTGGTAGTTACCAACAAGCTTCTCAGCAAGGCGGGCCTTATCAGCAAGCCTCTCAACAAAGTGCAGCTTACCAGCAAACGTCGCACCCAGGCGGGGCTTACCAGCAAACGTCGCAGCAAGGCGGGGCTTACCAGCAAACGTCGCAGGGCGGGTCTTACCAACAACAAACCTCACAGCAAGGCGGGCCTTACCAGCAATCGCAAGGCGGGCATTACCAACCAGTTCCACAGCAAGCCGGGCATTACCAACAAGCCTCACAGCTAAGCCCTATACAAGGTCACTACCAGCAAGCGCCACAATCAAACCCTAATCAAGGCTCTTACGAGCAAGCCTCACAGTTAAGCCCGATTCAAGTCCCATACCAACAAACCTCTCAACAGCTGAGCCCTATTCATGGCACTTATCAACCAGCCTCACAACTAAGCCCTATACCGGGCTCTTACCAACAAGCTCCTCAGCAAGGTTCTTTGCAACAAGTGACTTACCAGCAAGGCCCTTTCAAATACTAA
- the LOC113281962 gene encoding zinc finger protein CONSTANS-LIKE 16-like, protein MNSTDKKAANAVGGKTARACDSCMCKRARWYCTADDAFLCQACDASVHSANSLARRHERVRLKTASMKPTGNTNGRSNNNKNLVVEINSSLPTWHQGFRRKARTPRHGKPMSQQQQHQQAPKAEEEPIDHLLMMNDNANSNLPLVPELGSDETSPDENEEQLLYRVPIFDPFVEEFCSSVMSNEVVATPTNNTNEVGTNIGNINSSKIQLQEYEHVASEHYESLSGLNLPSDLDLTEFAADVETLLGRGLDEDSYGMEGLGLLESKEEDYCCFGSNGRVKEEEDDEELETSVACHMDTEFDLSRETLDLNFDYESPTTGEEEEDMKVVHNPIAPMMMNDGVHNKVVETPKAISLRLNYEAVISAWAAQGSPWTTGGRPPSNHDDYWPEYLGTSRNAEVHHHGYGDVGGGGAAGGGHVGMSGGDGGREARVSRYREKRRTRLFSKKIRYEVRKLNAEKRPRMKGRFVKRTSSSFMANSVGTDLSF, encoded by the exons ATGAATAGTACTGATAAGAAGGCGGCAAACGCCGTCGGAGGGAAAACAGCAAGAGCTTGTGATAGTTGCATGTGTAAAAGAGCACGTTGGTATTGTACAGCTGATGATGCGTTTCTATGTCAGGCTTGCGATGCTTCTGTTCATTCGGCGAATTCTTTAGCTAGAAGACATGAAAGAGTTCGTCTCAAGACTGCATCTATGAAGCCAACGGGTAATACTAATGGTAGGAGTAACAATAATAAAAACTTGGTGGTGGAGATTAATTCTTCTTTACCAACATGGCATCAGGGTTTCCGTCGTAAAGCTCGAACACCTCGACATGGGAAGCCGAtgtctcagcagcaacaacatcaacaagCACCTAAGGCTGAGGAAGAACCAATCGATCATCTTCTGATGATGAATGATAACGCTAATAGTAATCTTCCTCTTGTGCCTGAGCTTGGCAGTGATGAAACATCTCCGGATGAGAATGAAGAGCAGCTGCTTTACCGTGTTCCTATATTTGATCCtttcgttgaagaattttgttcATCTGTAATGTCTAACGAAGTGGTTGCTACACCGACTAATAATACTAATGAAGTCGGTACAAATATAGGAAACATTAATTCGTCGAAAATACAGTTACAAGAATATGAACATGTAGCGTCTGAACATTATGAAAGCCTGTCGGGTCTGAATCTGCCATCTGATTTGGATCTAACAGAATTTGCTGCTGATGTAGAGACCTTGCTCGGAAGAGGACTCGATGAGGACTCGTATGGAATGGAAGGCTTAGGTCTGTTGGAATCTAAAGAGGAAGACTACTGCTGTTTTGGAAGCAATGGAAgggtgaaggaggaagaagatgatgaagagctAGAAACTTCTGTAGCATGTCATATGGACACGGAATTCGATCTTTCAAGAGAGACTTTGGATTTGAATTTCGATTACGAGTCACCTACAActggagaggaagaagaggacATGAAGGTAGTTCATAATCCGATTGCTCCTATGATGATGAACGATGGAGTACATAACAAAGTTGTTGAGACGCCAAAGGCCATATCGTTGAGGCTCAACTATGAAGCAGTTATCTCTGCTTGGGCTGCGCAGGGTTCACCTTGGACAACCGGAGGTCGGCCACCGAGCAACCATGATGATTACTGGCCCGAGTATCTG GGTACGTCTCGCAATGCAGAGGTTCATCACCATGGCTACGGAGACGTAGGAGGTGGAGGAGCAGCAGGAGGAGGCCACGTGGGAATGAGTGGTGGTGATGGGGGAAGAGAAGCTAGAGTGTCAAGATACAGAGAGAAACGAAGAACACGATTGTTCTCTAAGAAGATACGATACGAAGTTCGGAAATTGAACGCTGAAAAGAGACCTAGAATGAAAGGAAGGTTTGTCAAGAGGACATCATCATCCTTCATggcaaattcagttggtactgattTATCATTTTGA